One Nicotiana tomentosiformis chromosome 4, ASM39032v3, whole genome shotgun sequence genomic window carries:
- the LOC138909732 gene encoding uncharacterized protein: MRASETEAVELDSFRLKEVAYSWFELWEESHVKGSPPARWSEFANTFIDHFSPAETKAARAVEFESLRQGSLSVWEYHMRFARLSKYAIYMLPTIEAKVCRFVHGLSPLVINEAATAALNSDMNYGKMVAYAQASEKRKLKNRIE, encoded by the coding sequence atgcgtgctagtGAGACGGAAGCAGTGGAGTTGGATTCCttccgcctgaaagaggtggcatattcttggtttgagctgtgggaggagtcccatgtgaaggggagccctccggcgaggtggagtgagtttgccaaTACCTTCATTGACCATTTTtcgcctgccgagactaaggcagcccgtgctgtcGAGTTTGAAagcttgaggcaaggtagcctgagtgtgtgggagtaccatatgagattcgcacgcctgtccaagtatgctatatacatgttgcccactatagaGGCTAAAGTGTGCCGGTTTGTGCATGGCctcagccccttggttattaatgaggccgctacagctgccttgaattctgatatgaactatgggaagatggtagcaTATGCTCAAGCCAGTGAGAaacgcaaattgaagaatagaatagagtga